In bacterium, one DNA window encodes the following:
- a CDS encoding VWA domain-containing protein, with protein sequence MKKGLTEIICILDRSGSMANIIDDSIGGLNEFLDKQRELPGEARVTIVLFDNDTEILHNNTNIKDIPRITKDVYYPRGMTALYDAMCKTIDDVGIRLRKTKESQRPEKVIVVVITDGQENASRYFRDMEMVRERVTHQTEKYSWNFVFLAANQDAFSSGTALGI encoded by the coding sequence ATGAAAAAAGGATTAACTGAAATTATTTGTATTCTTGACAGATCAGGATCTATGGCCAATATTATTGATGATAGTATTGGTGGATTAAATGAATTCTTAGACAAGCAAAGAGAATTGCCAGGGGAAGCTAGAGTCACTATTGTTTTATTTGACAATGACACCGAAATATTGCACAATAACACAAATATTAAAGATATTCCCAGAATCACTAAGGATGTTTATTATCCTAGGGGAATGACTGCATTATATGATGCGATGTGCAAAACAATCGATGATGTCGGTATTAGGTTGAGAAAGACTAAAGAAAGTCAAAGACCAGAAAAGGTGATTGTTGTTGTCATCACAGATGGTCAGGAAAATGCTAGCAGATATTTTAGGGATATGGAAATGGTTAGAGAAAGAGTTACACATCAAACAGAAAAGTATAGTTGGAATTTTGTATTCTTAGCTGCAAATCAAGATGCATTTTCAAGTGGAACAGCATTAGGAATT